Proteins found in one Candidatus Angelobacter sp. genomic segment:
- a CDS encoding PQQ-dependent sugar dehydrogenase, translated as MNLIARIKSIVSMIQSPFCSASLAAAACVFFANLASAADNPPVPSGPQTDGPFRKVILDSDQQINGKWADTLKDPMELAVASDGRVFYAQRDGTIKMWKPGTKTTVIIAKIPVFAGLEEGMLGITLDPDFAKNGWVYLNHSLPETTRDARGKAGIIRVSRYTLAGDSLDLGSEKKILDTAVQREECCHVGGSLAFDSQGNLYVSVGDNTNPFGSDGYSPTDERPGRSPWDAQKSAANPNDLRGKINRIHPEPDGTYTIPKGNLFPPGTPVTRPEIYVMGCRNPFRISIDKKNGHLYWGEVGPDAGGPNPKRGPAGFDEVNQARAAGNFGWPYFVADNKAYVKYDFAAGVSGTPFNPFHPVNNSPNNTGAHNLPPTQPAFIYYPGGPSTRFPVVNGGGGRTAMAGPVYYFDANLRSEHKLPREFDHTLFIYEWSRNWIIAVHLDAEDHIAKMERVCNHMTFKRPMDMELGPDGCLYLIEYGTAWGNNLDSQIIRLEYTAPQT; from the coding sequence GTGAATTTAATCGCCCGAATCAAGTCCATAGTGTCCATGATTCAATCGCCGTTTTGTTCCGCAAGTCTCGCCGCGGCTGCCTGTGTCTTTTTCGCAAACCTGGCGTCTGCCGCTGACAATCCGCCGGTACCGTCCGGGCCGCAAACCGACGGCCCGTTCCGCAAGGTCATTCTCGATTCCGACCAGCAGATCAATGGCAAGTGGGCCGACACGTTGAAGGACCCGATGGAGCTGGCCGTGGCATCGGACGGCCGCGTGTTCTACGCGCAGCGCGACGGCACCATCAAAATGTGGAAACCGGGCACCAAGACCACGGTGATCATCGCGAAGATTCCCGTATTCGCGGGTCTCGAAGAAGGAATGCTCGGCATCACGCTCGATCCGGATTTCGCAAAAAACGGCTGGGTTTATCTGAACCATTCGCTGCCGGAAACGACCCGGGATGCGCGCGGAAAGGCCGGCATCATCCGTGTGTCGCGCTACACGCTTGCGGGTGATTCGCTCGATCTGGGTTCCGAGAAAAAGATTCTCGACACGGCAGTGCAACGCGAGGAGTGCTGCCACGTCGGCGGTTCGCTGGCCTTCGATTCGCAGGGGAACCTCTACGTTTCAGTCGGCGACAACACAAATCCGTTCGGATCCGATGGTTACTCGCCGACGGACGAGCGTCCAGGCCGGTCGCCCTGGGACGCGCAGAAATCGGCCGCCAACCCCAACGACCTGCGCGGCAAGATCAACCGCATTCACCCCGAACCAGACGGCACCTACACGATCCCGAAAGGAAATCTTTTTCCGCCCGGCACGCCCGTCACGCGTCCGGAGATTTACGTGATGGGCTGCCGCAATCCGTTCCGCATCTCGATCGACAAAAAGAACGGCCACCTCTACTGGGGCGAAGTCGGACCGGACGCCGGCGGTCCGAATCCGAAACGAGGTCCGGCAGGCTTCGATGAAGTGAACCAGGCGCGGGCAGCGGGCAATTTCGGCTGGCCGTACTTCGTTGCCGACAACAAGGCGTATGTGAAATATGATTTTGCGGCGGGAGTTTCCGGGACGCCCTTCAATCCGTTTCACCCGGTGAACAATTCGCCGAACAACACCGGCGCCCACAACCTGCCGCCGACGCAGCCCGCATTCATTTATTATCCCGGCGGGCCTTCCACGCGGTTTCCGGTGGTCAACGGTGGCGGCGGGCGGACGGCGATGGCCGGGCCGGTTTACTATTTCGATGCGAACCTGAGATCGGAGCACAAACTGCCCCGGGAATTCGACCACACGTTGTTCATTTACGAATGGTCGCGCAACTGGATCATCGCTGTCCACCTCGACGCGGAGGATCACATTGCAAAGATGGAGCGGGTGTGCAATCACATGACCTTTAAACGGCCCATGGACATGGAACTTGGGCCGGACGGCTGCCTCTACCTCATTGAATACGGGACCGCCTGGGGGAACAATCTCGACTCCCAGATCATCCGCCTCGAATACACGGCTCCGCAGACGTAG
- a CDS encoding alpha/beta hydrolase, with product MFVIYLVLRWFEHRQVYQPDHALETNGSELGRPFEDVCFQTADAVRLNGWFFPADTRSPRKHFVYLLCHGNAGNISHRLDHVAALLETGAAVFIFDYRGYGRSEGRPDEEGTYLDAQAAYQWLRQKGFAAANIIALGESLGGGIASELALREALGGLILQSTYTSVTDLGRELFPWLSAFWPGTIKYDTRGKLPRVRVPVLVIHSRGDRLIGFHHAEKNFAAANEPKIFWEVGGEHNRFLEGERTRYIEGLNNFLAQIESTSSAVPEKTPQAGR from the coding sequence TTGTTTGTCATCTACCTTGTGCTGCGCTGGTTTGAACATCGTCAGGTTTATCAGCCCGATCACGCCCTGGAGACAAACGGGAGTGAACTCGGACGCCCGTTCGAGGATGTTTGTTTTCAAACGGCGGACGCTGTCAGACTAAACGGCTGGTTTTTTCCCGCCGACACACGCTCTCCGCGAAAGCATTTTGTCTATCTGCTTTGTCATGGCAACGCTGGGAACATCAGTCACCGGCTCGATCATGTGGCGGCGCTGTTGGAGACGGGCGCAGCTGTTTTCATTTTCGACTATCGCGGTTACGGTCGCAGCGAGGGCCGGCCGGACGAGGAAGGCACTTATCTCGACGCGCAGGCGGCGTACCAATGGTTGAGGCAAAAGGGCTTTGCGGCGGCGAATATAATCGCGCTCGGCGAATCGCTCGGCGGCGGCATCGCCAGCGAACTGGCGTTGCGCGAGGCGCTCGGTGGACTGATTCTTCAAAGCACTTACACAAGTGTCACAGACCTGGGGCGCGAGTTGTTTCCCTGGCTGTCGGCGTTCTGGCCGGGCACAATCAAATATGACACGCGCGGCAAACTGCCGCGCGTCAGGGTGCCGGTGCTTGTCATACACAGCCGCGGGGATCGCCTGATTGGTTTTCATCATGCCGAGAAGAATTTTGCGGCGGCGAACGAGCCGAAAATATTTTGGGAGGTCGGCGGCGAACACAATCGCTTTCTTGAAGGCGAACGAACGCGTTATATCGAAGGATTGAACAATTTTTTGGCGCAAATCGAAAGCACCTCGTCGGCCGTTCCGGAAAAAACTCCGCAAGCCGGACGATAG
- a CDS encoding PLP-dependent aminotransferase family protein has translation MKLSALSNMGRRTEAPPISWLMKLALDHPRLISLAAGFTDTESLPARETRGLLNEILGSRKRARAALQYGSTAGDPELRRLTAERLQELDAVASGAKSFRRTGAKAPYSPGRTVITNGSQQLLYLVTECLCDSGDIVLVEDPTYFVFLSIAQSRGLRCRGVRLEEDGIDLEHLEQTLETLKSRRELKRVKMLYLVSYHQNPTSVTTSFEKKARALKLLKRFESDAGHPIYLLEDAAYRELRFAGDDVCSALALPGADGRVVYAGTYSKPFTTGARVGFGILPGSLFTVVLSVKGNHDFGTSNLLQHLLSRALASCRYKNHLPELQRGYARKAAVMTDAMREYFPAVISWNKPRGGLYVWARLPRSVKSGVNSKLFQSALKHDVLYVPGQLCYAADPTRRRPDHEMRLSFGNATEADILKGIARLGATLQRLL, from the coding sequence ATGAAATTGTCCGCGCTTTCAAACATGGGCCGGCGCACTGAAGCGCCGCCGATCTCGTGGTTGATGAAGCTGGCGCTCGACCATCCGCGCCTGATTTCACTGGCCGCCGGGTTCACCGACACGGAATCGCTGCCTGCCCGGGAGACTCGCGGATTGTTGAACGAGATACTTGGGTCACGCAAGCGCGCGCGCGCGGCGTTGCAGTACGGTTCGACGGCGGGCGACCCCGAGTTGCGCCGGCTGACGGCGGAGCGGCTGCAGGAACTGGACGCCGTGGCCTCGGGAGCGAAATCCTTTCGGCGTACTGGCGCCAAAGCGCCGTACTCTCCGGGACGAACGGTCATCACCAATGGTTCGCAGCAACTGCTCTATCTGGTGACCGAATGTTTGTGCGATTCGGGCGACATCGTGCTGGTCGAGGATCCGACGTATTTCGTCTTTTTGAGCATCGCGCAGAGCCGCGGCCTGCGATGTCGTGGCGTCCGTCTGGAGGAAGACGGGATTGATCTGGAGCATCTGGAGCAGACACTGGAAACCCTGAAAAGCCGTCGGGAGCTGAAGCGGGTGAAAATGCTTTACCTCGTCAGTTATCATCAAAACCCGACGAGCGTCACGACCAGTTTCGAGAAGAAGGCCCGTGCGTTGAAATTGTTGAAACGGTTTGAGAGCGACGCCGGGCACCCGATTTACCTGCTCGAAGACGCCGCGTATCGCGAATTGCGTTTTGCGGGAGACGACGTGTGCTCAGCGCTCGCGTTGCCGGGCGCGGATGGACGCGTCGTTTACGCGGGCACCTACAGCAAGCCGTTCACAACCGGCGCGCGGGTCGGTTTTGGGATTCTCCCCGGATCGTTGTTTACGGTCGTGCTCAGCGTAAAAGGGAACCACGACTTCGGGACATCGAACCTGTTGCAACATCTGTTGAGCCGGGCGCTGGCGTCGTGTCGTTACAAAAATCACCTGCCGGAATTGCAACGCGGTTACGCGCGCAAGGCGGCGGTGATGACCGATGCCATGCGCGAATACTTTCCCGCCGTGATTTCCTGGAACAAGCCGCGCGGAGGACTTTACGTCTGGGCACGCCTGCCCCGATCCGTGAAGTCGGGCGTGAATTCGAAACTATTTCAAAGCGCGTTGAAGCACGATGTCCTTTATGTGCCCGGCCAGCTTTGCTACGCCGCCGACCCAACACGCCGCCGGCCGGACCACGAGATGCGCCTGAGCTTCGGCAACGCGACGGAAGCGGACATCCTCAAGGGAATTGCGCGGCTTGGCGCCACCTTGCAGCGGCTTCTATGA
- a CDS encoding histidine triad nucleotide-binding protein: MSKTLFEKIITREIPADIIYEDDLVLAFRDIKPQAPMHVLIVPKKPIPRVAEATAEDHLVLGHLLLKAAELAARLDLKNGFRLVINNGPDGGESVPHLHCHLLGGRQMAWPPG; the protein is encoded by the coding sequence ATGAGCAAGACCCTTTTCGAGAAAATCATCACCCGCGAGATCCCGGCCGATATCATTTACGAAGATGATCTCGTGCTCGCTTTCCGCGACATCAAACCCCAAGCGCCGATGCACGTCCTGATTGTCCCGAAGAAACCGATTCCCCGCGTCGCCGAAGCCACGGCGGAGGATCACCTGGTCCTCGGTCATCTGTTGCTCAAGGCGGCCGAACTGGCGGCAAGACTCGATTTGAAGAATGGTTTCAGGCTCGTGATCAACAACGGTCCGGACGGCGGCGAATCAGTTCCTCATTTACACTGCCACCTCCTTGGCGGCCGCCAGATGGCGTGGCCGCCCGGATGA
- the nrdR gene encoding transcriptional regulator NrdR encodes MSRAPQYPVAGLMRCPKCGRQDDKVIDSRASREGSVIRRRRECLSCSHRFTTYEEIEHQGLMIVKRDGRREEFTKEKLLSGVRKACQKRPVSPKIIEDLVERIVDEITDKYEREVPSMAIGERVMEGLREIDEVAYVRFASVYRQFQEATDFVQAVKKLEEQS; translated from the coding sequence ATGAGCCGGGCACCACAGTATCCGGTGGCTGGTCTTATGCGTTGTCCGAAATGCGGTCGGCAGGATGATAAAGTCATTGATTCGCGCGCGTCTCGCGAAGGTTCGGTCATCCGACGCCGGCGCGAATGCCTGAGTTGCAGCCATCGCTTCACGACCTACGAGGAGATCGAGCATCAAGGTTTGATGATCGTCAAGCGGGACGGCCGACGCGAGGAATTCACCAAGGAAAAACTTCTCTCAGGTGTCCGCAAAGCCTGCCAAAAGCGCCCCGTCAGCCCCAAGATTATTGAAGACCTCGTGGAAAGAATCGTCGACGAAATCACGGACAAATACGAACGCGAAGTGCCGAGCATGGCCATCGGCGAGCGCGTGATGGAAGGGCTGCGCGAAATTGACGAGGTGGCTTACGTCCGCTTTGCCAGCGTCTATCGGCAGTTCCAGGAGGCTACTGATTTCGTTCAGGCCGTCAAAAAACTGGAGGAGCAATCATGA